A genome region from Nocardioides cynanchi includes the following:
- a CDS encoding ATP-binding protein, whose amino-acid sequence MPLNRPAEPLPPGPRGAVQARRWVVGVCAEIDRPDLRDNAELALSEVVTNAILHGRPPMTVRLRGTVDHPRVEVRDQSTEPPALPEVEPDPESADLTTYGRGLSIVARASEAWGAEREVDGKLVWFVPATSFREEGIPGVLNGWDDEEDDPASDIERMSVRLDRVPVRLMLNALIRGAELRRELRLLAVAHEDTYPVAGDLSRFFNSVAGDFRGEFDVSDLHQCLATGHDHVDLRVSTPTDSGPRFARLIELLDLADAFCRNERLLTLARTDEQIRFQAWLFGEFVRQTRGDPPLRWSHETADLSRTHP is encoded by the coding sequence GTGCCGCTGAACCGGCCAGCCGAGCCGCTCCCCCCGGGACCCCGCGGCGCCGTCCAGGCGCGGCGGTGGGTCGTGGGTGTGTGCGCGGAGATCGACCGGCCCGACCTCCGCGACAACGCCGAGCTCGCACTCTCCGAGGTCGTCACCAACGCGATCCTGCACGGTCGCCCTCCGATGACCGTGCGGCTGCGGGGCACCGTCGACCATCCCCGGGTGGAGGTTCGCGACCAGTCGACCGAGCCGCCGGCTCTGCCCGAGGTCGAGCCGGACCCGGAGTCGGCCGACCTCACGACGTACGGCCGCGGCCTGTCCATCGTCGCCCGGGCGAGCGAGGCCTGGGGTGCCGAGCGGGAGGTCGACGGGAAGCTGGTCTGGTTCGTCCCCGCGACGAGCTTCCGCGAGGAGGGCATCCCGGGGGTGCTCAACGGCTGGGACGACGAGGAGGACGACCCGGCCTCCGACATCGAGCGGATGTCGGTCCGCCTCGACCGGGTGCCGGTACGGCTGATGCTCAACGCCCTGATCCGGGGCGCGGAGCTGCGTCGTGAGCTACGCCTGCTGGCCGTCGCGCACGAGGACACCTACCCCGTGGCCGGCGACCTGTCCCGCTTCTTCAACAGCGTAGCCGGCGACTTCCGCGGCGAGTTCGACGTCTCCGACCTCCACCAGTGCCTGGCCACCGGGCACGACCACGTCGACCTGCGGGTGAGCACCCCCACCGACTCGGGGCCCCGCTTCGCGCGCCTGATCGAGCTGCTCGACCTCGCGGATGCCTTCTGCCGCAACGAACGCCTGCTCACCCTGGCCCGCACCGACGAGCAGATTCGCTTCCAGGCGTGGCTGTTCGGCGAGTTCGTGCGCCAGACCCGCGGTGATCCCCCGCTGAGGTGGAGCCACGA